A single region of the Pyrenophora tritici-repentis strain M4 chromosome Unknown M4_contig_00028, whole genome shotgun sequence genome encodes:
- a CDS encoding HHT1, Histones H3 and H4 has protein sequence MARTKPRPKVTGKAGRGGPDGKTVTGGKPAQKALASKARRQVAGKSTRKAPVAVKKKRKFKAGTVALREIKRYQRGFELLLRKLPFSRVVREFAQVHKADIRFQRSAIEALQEATEAFLVGYFEDCNINAIHAKRVTIQEKDSQLARRYFARELLAFL, from the exons ATGGCAAGGACAAAACCACGGCCTAAGGTCACCGGTAAAGCCGGCCGGGGTGGTCCTGATGGCAAGACAGTTACTGGCGGCAAGCCGGCTCAGAAGGCCCTTGCTAGTAAGGCTAGACGTCAAGTAGCAGGAAAGTCTACGCGAAAGGCACCTGTAGCTgttaagaagaagcgcaagtttaAGGCAGGCA CTGTCGCATTACGGGAAATCAAGAGATACCAGAGAGGTTTTGAACTACTCTTGCGAAAACTCCCCTTTTCCCGCGTAGTGCGCGAATTTGCACAGGTGCACAAGGCCGATATCCGCTTTCAACGATCTGCAATCGAAGCTCTTCAGGAAGCTACAGAAGCTTTCTTAGTTGGTTATTTTGAGG ACTGCAACATCAATGCTATTCACGCAAAGAGGGTTACTATTCAAGAGAAGGATTCTCAATTGGCTAGGCGCTACTTTGCGCGCGAGTTACTAGCTTTTCTCTAG
- a CDS encoding Dimer-Tnp-hAT domain containing protein: MPVAKEQVGDVPEGLVPAIKLEPPPGFEQDEWEQLTDGFACEADEIDGILDQRGSGGSRKGRPINLSVPYTGSLSGSARAIAQRERKALFDKEEKVLESVRTADRSAKYQLKKSLLQQPKYKLANSARQAKLLEKEWDILSEKRFTQKKSVAKDILAIPIAQVGVERVFNVAKDVIGSRRHRLSARTIQQIMVLKDTISQEEEQGLDYLVAQLGEDGEPIDEVNDLFELPASLEHTFDIDEENQTTEEESEEEVQEERQLPPRKRQRPQRYRDN; this comes from the exons atgcctgtcgcgaaagagcaagtcggcgacgtacctgaaggcctagttccagccatcaaactTGAACCTCCGCCTGGGTTCGAACAAGATGAGTGGGAGCAGCTTACCGAT GGATTTGCGTGTGAAGCTGACGAGATTGACGGTATCTTAGATCAAAGAGGTAGTGGGGGTTCacgaaaaggccgacctaTCAATTTGAGCGTCCCCTATACTGGCTCTCTGAGTGGTAGCGCCCGTGCTATTGCTCAACGTGAACGCAAAGCTCTTTTCgataaagaggagaaggtacTTGAAAGCGTTAGAACAGCCGACCGCTCCGCGAAGTACCAACTGAAGAAATCGCTTTTGCAACAGCCTAAGTATAAATTAGCAAATAGTGCTAGACAGGCTAAGCTGCTAGAGAAAGAGTGGGATATACTTTCAGAGAAGCGGTTTACCCAGAAAAAGTCTG TGGcgaaggatatactagcaATACCAATTGCTCAGGTTGGGGTTGAAAGAGTTTTCAATGTTGCTAAGGATGTTATTGGTAGTCGGAGGCACCGACTATCTGCCCGGACAATACAGCAGATAATGGTTCTTAAGGATACAATATctcaagaggaagaacaGGGTCTAGACTACCTAGTTGCTCAATTAGGGGAGGATGGAGAGCCAATTGACGAGGTTAATGATCTTTTTGAGCTTCCAGCCTCGTTAGAGCATACCTTCGATATAGATGAGGAGAACCAGActacagaagaagagtcggaggaagaggtccaggaggagcgtcaattgccacctcgaaagcgccagcgtcctCAGCGCTACCGTGATAATTAG